One part of the Paenibacillus antri genome encodes these proteins:
- a CDS encoding SDR family NAD(P)-dependent oxidoreductase, producing MAGNYYIITGASRGLGESLTRRLLQEDHVVYGLSRTENREVAAFARSGGFKYRYRPVDLAFPEEASKVLHEILSDIPSAEAGTISLINNAATVSPLTDLSSCSDEDIVRNININFTSPVVLQSTFLRMTSDSVKKRMVVNITSASAQFPAGGMSLYCSAKAGLDMLTKCAALEQVGENPVKIIAVDPGMMDTSMQSTAREANIGLSDYFKAQKLEGKLKGTDAVAKEIISLLGRYLLEYRGDGEHIQKSNRID from the coding sequence ATGGCCGGTAATTACTACATCATAACGGGAGCATCTAGAGGTCTCGGCGAATCTCTGACCAGACGGTTGTTGCAGGAGGATCATGTAGTTTATGGTTTATCGAGAACCGAGAACAGAGAAGTTGCAGCGTTCGCTCGAAGCGGAGGGTTTAAGTACCGGTATCGCCCTGTCGATCTAGCGTTTCCGGAAGAGGCTAGTAAAGTGTTGCATGAAATCCTCTCCGATATCCCATCGGCGGAAGCGGGAACGATCTCGTTGATCAATAATGCCGCGACCGTGTCTCCCCTTACGGATTTATCGAGTTGCTCGGATGAAGATATCGTCAGGAATATAAATATAAACTTTACTTCTCCCGTTGTACTCCAATCTACTTTCCTTAGAATGACTTCGGACAGCGTGAAAAAGCGGATGGTCGTGAATATCACTTCAGCTTCGGCGCAGTTCCCTGCCGGCGGCATGAGCTTGTATTGCTCGGCGAAAGCCGGGTTGGACATGCTTACGAAATGCGCCGCTTTGGAGCAAGTCGGGGAAAATCCAGTAAAGATTATTGCGGTCGACCCCGGAATGATGGACACCTCCATGCAATCGACTGCAAGGGAAGCGAATATCGGACTATCGGATTACTTCAAAGCACAGAAGCTCGAAGGGAAATTGAAGGGGACAGACGCAGTAGCTAAGGAAATCATATCCTTATTAGGTAGGTACTTATTGGAATATAGAGGAGATGGAGAACATATTCAAAAATCGAATCGAATCGATTGA
- a CDS encoding HAD family hydrolase has product MTNIKAVLFDLDNTILDRSKTFRNFTLSFVNTYFNHVEITDHLVRRIVELDQDGYKDKAELFEELIVELPWKISPELPELMEYYELHYVRNATLMEQAQEVVQHIKSKYKTGLITNGRTLIQYGKIDRIGLRNEFDLIVVSEEVGIKKPNPQIFKMALERLEVNPEECIYIGDHPTNDIEGAGKAGMKTIWMQVNQPWNPGLTIKPNYEIKRLGELLALL; this is encoded by the coding sequence ATGACGAACATCAAAGCGGTACTTTTTGATCTAGATAATACCATATTAGATCGAAGTAAAACATTTAGAAATTTCACTCTTTCATTTGTGAATACATATTTCAATCATGTAGAAATTACTGATCATCTAGTACGTAGAATCGTTGAGTTAGATCAAGACGGGTATAAAGACAAGGCAGAATTATTCGAAGAACTCATCGTTGAACTTCCTTGGAAAATAAGTCCTGAGTTGCCCGAATTAATGGAGTATTATGAGCTGCATTATGTACGAAATGCAACCTTGATGGAGCAAGCCCAAGAAGTTGTTCAGCATATAAAATCAAAATATAAAACGGGCTTAATCACGAATGGGAGAACCTTGATCCAGTACGGAAAAATCGACCGCATCGGATTGCGGAACGAATTCGATCTAATAGTAGTGTCAGAAGAAGTAGGCATTAAAAAACCGAATCCACAAATTTTCAAGATGGCTTTAGAAAGATTAGAGGTAAACCCGGAAGAATGCATTTACATAGGAGATCATCCAACGAACGATATTGAGGGAGCCGGCAAGGCAGGAATGAAAACCATCTGGATGCAGGTGAATCAACCATGGAACCCGGGGTTGACTATCAAACCCAATTATGAAATCAAACGATTAGGGGAATTGTTGGCGCTGCTCTAA
- a CDS encoding GNAT family N-acetyltransferase, with protein sequence MEIVKTLDHEIIARLNKDVHDIHVLLYPEYFKKYEYESISGFFKKIVNNPNYDFLVIKGELEYFGYAWIEEKEIAESVFMKAHKFIFVHQLSTQNDYRHQGLGSQLMNKIEDIARERGIQKIQLDYWSNNVMAREFYEKKGYSVYREFIYKNLE encoded by the coding sequence AATAAAGATGTCCATGATATCCATGTTTTGTTATACCCGGAGTACTTTAAGAAATACGAATATGAATCTATAAGTGGATTTTTCAAGAAAATCGTGAATAATCCTAATTATGATTTTCTGGTGATCAAGGGTGAACTCGAATATTTCGGGTATGCCTGGATTGAGGAAAAGGAAATAGCGGAAAGTGTGTTCATGAAGGCACACAAATTTATTTTCGTACATCAACTGAGCACTCAAAATGATTACAGACATCAGGGGCTCGGATCGCAACTTATGAACAAAATTGAAGATATCGCAAGAGAAAGAGGGATACAGAAGATTCAGTTAGATTACTGGAGCAATAATGTAATGGCACGAGAATTTTACGAGAAGAAGGGATATTCAGTTTATAGAGAATTTATTTACAAGAATCTTGAATGA
- a CDS encoding histidine phosphatase family protein, translated as MSITQIYMIRHAESPFVFGEERSRGLSEEGFEAAKKVADRLESEPIHSIVSSNYVRAKQTVQRLAERKNLPIVEYEELRERPIKGLDYQAPWEELLAAIEKSFEDPDFALEGGESTRQAQERAIPVVRTLLKEYEGKSVAIGTHGNIMTIMMNYFDPSYGFEFWNRTSKPDIYRMTFVDGRLDKIDRLWEEV; from the coding sequence ATGAGCATAACCCAAATCTATATGATTCGGCATGCGGAATCCCCATTCGTATTCGGCGAAGAACGATCGAGAGGCTTGTCGGAGGAAGGGTTCGAAGCAGCGAAGAAAGTCGCGGATCGATTAGAGTCGGAACCGATTCACAGCATTGTTTCAAGCAACTACGTTAGGGCGAAACAGACGGTGCAGCGGTTAGCGGAGCGTAAGAACTTGCCGATCGTCGAATACGAGGAGCTGCGGGAGAGACCCATCAAAGGGTTGGATTATCAAGCGCCATGGGAGGAGCTGCTCGCCGCGATCGAGAAGTCGTTCGAGGATCCGGACTTTGCGCTGGAAGGCGGTGAATCTACGAGACAGGCGCAAGAGAGGGCGATTCCCGTCGTTCGAACACTGCTCAAAGAATACGAGGGGAAGAGCGTCGCGATCGGCACGCACGGGAACATCATGACCATCATGATGAATTATTTCGATCCTTCCTATGGATTCGAGTTCTGGAATCGTACCTCGAAGCCGGATATTTATAGGATGACGTTCGTTGACGGACGATTGGACAAGATCGACCGATTGTGGGAGGAGGTCTGA
- a CDS encoding pyridoxamine 5'-phosphate oxidase family protein, whose translation MENIFKNRIESIDELEILRSEIGYPSKFAAIKVVHSLDIHSIDFIRKSPFIVIATSNQEGECDASPRGDAAGFVHIIDEKHIFIPERPGNKRMDSIRNILTNPNVGIIFMIPGMEETFRVNGKACVSRDQELLDKTAANGKLPLLGIGVAIEECFMHCGKAFKRSGLWDPGRWLPRSDVPSAARIIAAHVGDKIQITEEEVEQSLNESYTKRLY comes from the coding sequence ATGGAGAACATATTCAAAAATCGAATCGAATCGATTGACGAGCTAGAAATCCTTCGTTCCGAAATAGGGTATCCTAGCAAATTCGCGGCGATTAAGGTCGTTCATTCGTTGGATATTCATAGTATAGATTTTATTCGAAAGTCCCCTTTCATCGTAATAGCGACTTCGAATCAGGAAGGGGAATGCGATGCATCTCCGAGAGGGGATGCAGCAGGCTTCGTACATATCATCGACGAGAAACATATATTCATACCGGAGAGACCGGGGAATAAACGGATGGACTCCATCAGGAATATTTTGACGAATCCCAACGTTGGGATCATCTTTATGATTCCCGGGATGGAAGAGACCTTCCGTGTGAACGGCAAAGCATGCGTAAGCCGAGATCAAGAGCTTCTCGATAAAACCGCCGCGAACGGAAAGCTTCCGCTCCTGGGCATCGGCGTTGCGATCGAAGAATGCTTCATGCATTGCGGGAAGGCTTTCAAGCGTTCCGGATTGTGGGATCCAGGGCGATGGTTGCCCAGGAGCGACGTGCCTTCCGCTGCTAGAATCATTGCCGCGCATGTAGGCGATAAAATACAAATTACCGAAGAGGAAGTCGAACAATCGTTAAACGAAAGCTATACCAAGCGATTATATTAA